From Cotesia glomerata isolate CgM1 linkage group LG2, MPM_Cglom_v2.3, whole genome shotgun sequence, a single genomic window includes:
- the LOC123259791 gene encoding uncharacterized protein LOC123259791 isoform X6 — protein MFLESTWTWLAERWGNMADLAERVDDLICSFDSSGDTTMDTLSMLIFGWMLFGLIVLCIGKYIYNNFVLNEKFGSSSGSSVVAGGGHVGVSAAATSSASPSAKDGHGYHGIGESVVSAGNIASKLLTQEKPIKVAMAKSLAASSGNLTSTSSPSVASHSGGGGPGIGYVPPTPPTRKRLTRKTSGPLISPARSSRALHLPAATGADAEAVRWVNELVIWLHSDLVILNELLAVWVTSLNDFVAGSVDEHGVGVEFVRVLPETQSPSFSNIFCECDSRDDVTITCDCEATPALQLKAFRQKGDKVEVSHYRVNVNRFRARLNVVCITEKLLLDLKCDGWPEVKVSLAAVGTIKKDLDESQLQEVVTEIVVGALRGTNVHLNLSKYPTCPRLWREPPPQTGFPLPLHYDSMSHSAGPTGGQQKYVPGERRLLVKVVKASDLGGQQGCVEPYCVVELDDPPQKHQTSVKKNNVSPVWDEAFLFDVSQNTFEVLLELYDHVNKSNRFLGLGIVGIEELLMNPSQRQIIPLQARPYEQDEVTGTLTVEFVFIEGAEVPQIGAKPFKVKEAIKPSSPTRTYNPTNLLSNNSLNYNNDFLTNGTTGESPYRTGQSNGNKGTLIVHSQQRPPERQIVKVTLSEDGSWQEISPEHANRDISATSGIESTPNSSNSDSLREQRGRTRRKRRDFFGTIKRRLNRSRNRSRSAGPEGDINHEDAHSRSISADRARDPGSALLSVPGKEEHSRRSSLSEASAISGTSTRTYINEASTLVLETLENGVKKHYLVPLSLAQKSKWRKKGTKLHIFNDHTFIAKHMPGGTVCEVCKRTLARRLGKQGYECRDCLMKCHKHCHVKVESMCSTSTIQSIELSYIQTPKFERRFSTRRC, from the exons ATGTTTTTGGAATCTACTTGGACTTGGTTGGCAGAACGATGGGGCAATATGGCCGACTTGGCCGAGCGGGTGGACGATCTGATATGCAGTTTCGACTCGTCTGGTGACACGACGATGGATACACTGTCGATGTTAATATTCGGTTGGATGCTATTCGGTCTGATTGTTTTGTGTATtggtaaatatatttacaataacTTTGTACTTAACGAGAAATTCGGTTCTTCTTCGGGATCTAGTGTCGTTGCGGGTGGTGGTCATGTGGGTGTCAGCGCTGCTGCTACCTCCTCTGCGAGTCCAAGTGCTAAAGATGGACACGGTTACCATGGGATCGGTGAAAGTGTCGTGTCCGCGGGTAACATCGCCAGCAAGCTCCTTACCCAGGAAAAACCCATCAAAGTTGCGATGGCCAAATCCTTAGCAGCTTCTTCTGGGAATTTGACTTCCACTAGCAGTCCCTCGGTTGCCAGTCACAGTGGTGGCGGGGGACCTGGCATTGGGTATGTACCGCCAACACCACCTACGCGCAAGAGACTCACCAGAAAAACGTCCGGCCCGCTGATAAGCCCAGCGAGAAGCTCCCGCGCCCTTCACCTGCCGGCCGCGACCGGTGCCGATGCCGAGGCCGTTCGCTGGGTCAACGAGCTTGTCATTTGGCTTCATTCTGACCTGGTGATTCTTAATGAGTTACTTGCTGTTTGGGTTACTTCGCTTAATGATTTCGTCGCTGGTTCCGTCGATGag CATGGAGTTGGAGTTGAATTTGTGAGAGTACTTCCGGAAACTCAATCACctagtttttcaaatattttttgcgaATGCGATTCTAGAGACGATGtt acAATAACTTGTGACTGTGAAGCGACACCAGCTCTGCAATTGAAAGCTTTCCGTCAAAAAGGAGATAAGGTAGAGGTCAGTCATTATCGCGTCAACGTTAACCGCTTCCGTGCACGTCTTAATGTCGTTTGCATTACGGAAAAATTACTATTGGACTTGAAATGTGATGGATGGCCCGAg GTGAAGGTTTCGCTGGCGGCTGTCGGTACGATAAAAAAGGACCTTGATGAAAGCCAGTTGCAGGAAGTTGTGACTGAAATAGTAGTCGGTGCTCTTAGAGGTACAAATGTCCATTTAAATTTGTCCAAGTATCCAACTTGCCCGAGATTATGGAGAGAACCACCACCACAGACTGGGTTCCCGCTGCCACTTCACTACGACAGTATG AGCCATTCAGCAGGACCGACTGGAGGACAACAGAAATACGTTCCAGGCGAAAGACGTTTATTAGTTAAAGTCGTAAAAGCGAGTGATTTAGGTGGCCAGCAAGGTTGCGTAGAGCCTTATTGTGTTGTAGAGCTAGATGATCCCCCACAAAAGCACCAGACttctgtcaaaaaaaataatgtcagTCCTGTTTGGGACGAAGCCTTTTTatt TGATGTCAGTCAGAATACTTTTGAAGTACTGTTGGAACTTTATGACCATGTTAACAAAAGTAACAGATTTTTAGGATTAGGTATTGTTGGTATTGAAGAGTTGTTAATGAATCCAAGTCAAAGACAAATAATTCCATTACAAGCGCGGCCTTATGAACAAGATGAAGTTACTGGAACTCTTACCGTtgag TTTGTATTTATTGAGGGAGCAGAAGTCCCGCAAATAGGAGCCAAGCCATTTAAAGTTAAGGAAGCAATAAAACCATCATCTCCAACACGCACATACAACCCAACGAATCTACTCAGCAATAATAGTCTTAATTATAACAATG ACTTCCTGACAAATGGAACGACTGGCGAGTCGCCATACAGAACTGGCCAGAGTAATGGCAATAAAGGTACTCTAATTGTACACAGCCAACAGAGG ccgCCAGAGCGACAAATAGTCAAG GTGACACTTTCTGAGGACGGAAGCTGGCAAGAAATTTCACCCGAG cacGCCAACAGGGATATTAGCGCTACTTCAGGTATAGAAAGTACTCCTAATTCTTCTAATTCTGATAGTTTACGAG aacaACGAGGTAGAACAAGAAGGAAACGCCGAGACTTTTTTGGCACGATAAAAAGGCGTTTAAACAGATCTCGAAACAGAAGCAGATCTGCTGGTCCAGAAGGAGACATAAATCATGAAGACGCTCATTCTAGATCAATATCTGCGGACAGAGCCCGTGATCCCGGATCTG ctTTGCTATCTGTACCAGGAAAAGAAGAACATTCAAGACGATCCAGTCTCAGCGAAGCTTCTGCCATAAGCGGAACTTCTACGAGGACGTATATTAATGAAGCATCTACTTTAGTACTAGAAACTCTTGAGAATGgagttaaaaa acacTACCTCGTACCATTGTCACTAGCACAAAAAAGTAAATGGAGAAAAAAAGGCACTAAATTACACATATTTAATGACCATACATTTATTGCGAAACATATGCCagg AGGTACTGTTTGCGAAGTTTGTAAGAGGACATTAGCCCGAAGACTCGGTAAACAGGGCTACGAATGTAGAGACTGTTTAATGAAGTGCCATAAACATTGTCACGTTAAAGTCGAGTCAATGTGTTCTACATCAACGATACAAAGTATTGAATT gtCTTACATCCAGACACCGAAATTCGAGCGAAGGTTTTCAACCCGTCGATGCTAA
- the LOC123259791 gene encoding uncharacterized protein LOC123259791 isoform X3 codes for MFLESTWTWLAERWGNMADLAERVDDLICSFDSSGDTTMDTLSMLIFGWMLFGLIVLCIGKYIYNNFVLNEKFGSSSGSSVVAGGGHVGVSAAATSSASPSAKDGHGYHGIGESVVSAGNIASKLLTQEKPIKVAMAKSLAASSGNLTSTSSPSVASHSGGGGPGIGYVPPTPPTRKRLTRKTSGPLISPARSSRALHLPAATGADAEAVRWVNELVIWLHSDLVILNELLAVWVTSLNDFVAGSVDEHGVGVEFVRVLPETQSPSFSNIFCECDSRDDVTITCDCEATPALQLKAFRQKGDKVEVSHYRVNVNRFRARLNVVCITEKLLLDLKCDGWPEVKVSLAAVGTIKKDLDESQLQEVVTEIVVGALRGTNVHLNLSKYPTCPRLWREPPPQTGFPLPLHYDSMSHSAGPTGGQQKYVPGERRLLVKVVKASDLGGQQGCVEPYCVVELDDPPQKHQTSVKKNNVSPVWDEAFLFDVSQNTFEVLLELYDHVNKSNRFLGLGIVGIEELLMNPSQRQIIPLQARPYEQDEVTGTLTVEFVFIEGAEVPQIGAKPFKVKEAIKPSSPTRTYNPTNLLSNNSLNYNNGNSTLILYDTSAQSTGGLSFLSDFLTNGTTGESPYRTGQSNGNKGTLIVHSQQRPPERQIVKVTLSEDGSWQEISPEHANRDISATSGIESTPNSSNSDSLREQRGRTRRKRRDFFGTIKRRLNRSRNRSRSAGPEGDINHEDAHSRSISADRARDPGSGKEEHSRRSSLSEASAISGTSTRTYINEASTLVLETLENGVKKHYLVPLSLAQKSKWRKKGTKLHIFNDHTFIAKHMPGGTVCEVCKRTLARRLGKQGYECRDCLMKCHKHCHVKVESMCSTSTIQSIELSYIQTPKFERRFSTRRC; via the exons ATGTTTTTGGAATCTACTTGGACTTGGTTGGCAGAACGATGGGGCAATATGGCCGACTTGGCCGAGCGGGTGGACGATCTGATATGCAGTTTCGACTCGTCTGGTGACACGACGATGGATACACTGTCGATGTTAATATTCGGTTGGATGCTATTCGGTCTGATTGTTTTGTGTATtggtaaatatatttacaataacTTTGTACTTAACGAGAAATTCGGTTCTTCTTCGGGATCTAGTGTCGTTGCGGGTGGTGGTCATGTGGGTGTCAGCGCTGCTGCTACCTCCTCTGCGAGTCCAAGTGCTAAAGATGGACACGGTTACCATGGGATCGGTGAAAGTGTCGTGTCCGCGGGTAACATCGCCAGCAAGCTCCTTACCCAGGAAAAACCCATCAAAGTTGCGATGGCCAAATCCTTAGCAGCTTCTTCTGGGAATTTGACTTCCACTAGCAGTCCCTCGGTTGCCAGTCACAGTGGTGGCGGGGGACCTGGCATTGGGTATGTACCGCCAACACCACCTACGCGCAAGAGACTCACCAGAAAAACGTCCGGCCCGCTGATAAGCCCAGCGAGAAGCTCCCGCGCCCTTCACCTGCCGGCCGCGACCGGTGCCGATGCCGAGGCCGTTCGCTGGGTCAACGAGCTTGTCATTTGGCTTCATTCTGACCTGGTGATTCTTAATGAGTTACTTGCTGTTTGGGTTACTTCGCTTAATGATTTCGTCGCTGGTTCCGTCGATGag CATGGAGTTGGAGTTGAATTTGTGAGAGTACTTCCGGAAACTCAATCACctagtttttcaaatattttttgcgaATGCGATTCTAGAGACGATGtt acAATAACTTGTGACTGTGAAGCGACACCAGCTCTGCAATTGAAAGCTTTCCGTCAAAAAGGAGATAAGGTAGAGGTCAGTCATTATCGCGTCAACGTTAACCGCTTCCGTGCACGTCTTAATGTCGTTTGCATTACGGAAAAATTACTATTGGACTTGAAATGTGATGGATGGCCCGAg GTGAAGGTTTCGCTGGCGGCTGTCGGTACGATAAAAAAGGACCTTGATGAAAGCCAGTTGCAGGAAGTTGTGACTGAAATAGTAGTCGGTGCTCTTAGAGGTACAAATGTCCATTTAAATTTGTCCAAGTATCCAACTTGCCCGAGATTATGGAGAGAACCACCACCACAGACTGGGTTCCCGCTGCCACTTCACTACGACAGTATG AGCCATTCAGCAGGACCGACTGGAGGACAACAGAAATACGTTCCAGGCGAAAGACGTTTATTAGTTAAAGTCGTAAAAGCGAGTGATTTAGGTGGCCAGCAAGGTTGCGTAGAGCCTTATTGTGTTGTAGAGCTAGATGATCCCCCACAAAAGCACCAGACttctgtcaaaaaaaataatgtcagTCCTGTTTGGGACGAAGCCTTTTTatt TGATGTCAGTCAGAATACTTTTGAAGTACTGTTGGAACTTTATGACCATGTTAACAAAAGTAACAGATTTTTAGGATTAGGTATTGTTGGTATTGAAGAGTTGTTAATGAATCCAAGTCAAAGACAAATAATTCCATTACAAGCGCGGCCTTATGAACAAGATGAAGTTACTGGAACTCTTACCGTtgag TTTGTATTTATTGAGGGAGCAGAAGTCCCGCAAATAGGAGCCAAGCCATTTAAAGTTAAGGAAGCAATAAAACCATCATCTCCAACACGCACATACAACCCAACGAATCTACTCAGCAATAATAGTCTTAATTATAACAATGGTAACAGCACTCTTATCTTGTACGACACTTCTGCTCAGTCGACCGGGG GACTATCATTTCTTTCAGACTTCCTGACAAATGGAACGACTGGCGAGTCGCCATACAGAACTGGCCAGAGTAATGGCAATAAAGGTACTCTAATTGTACACAGCCAACAGAGG ccgCCAGAGCGACAAATAGTCAAG GTGACACTTTCTGAGGACGGAAGCTGGCAAGAAATTTCACCCGAG cacGCCAACAGGGATATTAGCGCTACTTCAGGTATAGAAAGTACTCCTAATTCTTCTAATTCTGATAGTTTACGAG aacaACGAGGTAGAACAAGAAGGAAACGCCGAGACTTTTTTGGCACGATAAAAAGGCGTTTAAACAGATCTCGAAACAGAAGCAGATCTGCTGGTCCAGAAGGAGACATAAATCATGAAGACGCTCATTCTAGATCAATATCTGCGGACAGAGCCCGTGATCCCGGATCTG GAAAAGAAGAACATTCAAGACGATCCAGTCTCAGCGAAGCTTCTGCCATAAGCGGAACTTCTACGAGGACGTATATTAATGAAGCATCTACTTTAGTACTAGAAACTCTTGAGAATGgagttaaaaa acacTACCTCGTACCATTGTCACTAGCACAAAAAAGTAAATGGAGAAAAAAAGGCACTAAATTACACATATTTAATGACCATACATTTATTGCGAAACATATGCCagg AGGTACTGTTTGCGAAGTTTGTAAGAGGACATTAGCCCGAAGACTCGGTAAACAGGGCTACGAATGTAGAGACTGTTTAATGAAGTGCCATAAACATTGTCACGTTAAAGTCGAGTCAATGTGTTCTACATCAACGATACAAAGTATTGAATT gtCTTACATCCAGACACCGAAATTCGAGCGAAGGTTTTCAACCCGTCGATGCTAA